One region of Streptomyces rishiriensis genomic DNA includes:
- the rho gene encoding transcription termination factor Rho, translating to MSDTTDLMGARVEETAAAPATDASAPATGAGSRRRRGTGLEGMVLAELQQVASGLGIRGTARMRKSQLIEVIKEAQAGGGASAPKAATTPAGDVAETKPKRRATSKARTGDEPAEKKADTAKAEAPAEKAVAQQQIEIPGQPAGGNDAPTERRRRRATADAGSPETVVAEAKAAPKAEASAPAQTDAQPQGDADGGEGRRRDRRERGRDRGERGDRGERGDRGDRGDRRKGDDQQGGGQQQRGGGQQQGQQQGGGRQDRQQRDNGPQDDDEFGDGRRGRRGRYRDRRGRRGRDEIGAAEPQVADDDVLIPVAGILDILDNYAFIRTSGYLPGPNDVYVSLAQVRKNGLRKGDHVTGAVRQPKDGERREKFNALVRLDSTNGMAPDSGRGRPEFNKLTPLYPQDRLRLETDPGVLTTRIIDLVSPIGKGQRGLIVAPPKTGKTMIMQAVANAITHNNPECHLMVVLVDERPEEVTDMQRSVKGEVISSTFDRPAEDHTTVAELAIERAKRLVELGHDVVVLLDSITRLGRAYNLAAPASGRILSGGVDSTALYPPKRFFGAARNIEDGGSLTILATALVDTGSRMDEVIFEEFKGTGNMELKLDRKLADKRIFPAVDVDASGTRKEEILLGNDELAVTWKLRRVLHALDQQQAIELLLDKMKQTKSNGEFLMQIQKTTPSTGNND from the coding sequence GTGAGCGACACCACCGATCTGATGGGCGCACGTGTCGAGGAGACCGCTGCCGCGCCCGCCACGGACGCCTCCGCGCCTGCCACCGGTGCCGGCTCCCGGCGGCGCCGCGGTACCGGCCTCGAGGGCATGGTGCTGGCCGAGCTTCAGCAGGTCGCATCCGGTCTCGGTATCAGGGGCACGGCGCGTATGCGCAAGAGCCAGCTGATCGAGGTCATCAAGGAGGCGCAGGCGGGAGGCGGAGCATCCGCTCCCAAGGCCGCGACGACCCCCGCGGGGGACGTCGCCGAGACCAAGCCCAAGCGCCGCGCCACCTCCAAGGCGCGCACCGGCGACGAGCCCGCCGAGAAGAAGGCGGACACCGCCAAGGCCGAGGCCCCCGCCGAGAAGGCCGTGGCCCAGCAGCAGATCGAGATCCCCGGCCAGCCGGCCGGCGGCAACGACGCCCCCACCGAGCGCCGTCGCCGTCGTGCCACCGCCGACGCGGGCAGCCCGGAGACGGTCGTCGCCGAGGCGAAGGCCGCCCCGAAGGCCGAGGCGTCCGCCCCGGCGCAGACCGACGCGCAGCCGCAGGGCGACGCCGACGGTGGCGAGGGCCGCCGCCGCGACCGCCGTGAGCGCGGCCGCGACCGCGGTGAGCGTGGCGACCGCGGTGAGCGCGGCGACCGCGGAGACCGCGGTGACCGTCGCAAGGGTGACGACCAGCAGGGTGGCGGCCAGCAGCAGCGAGGCGGCGGCCAGCAGCAGGGCCAGCAGCAGGGCGGTGGCCGTCAGGACCGCCAGCAGCGCGACAACGGCCCGCAGGACGACGACGAGTTCGGCGACGGACGGCGTGGCCGTCGCGGTCGTTACCGCGACCGCCGTGGCCGTCGCGGGCGTGACGAGATCGGCGCCGCCGAGCCGCAGGTCGCCGACGACGACGTGCTGATCCCCGTCGCGGGCATCCTGGACATCCTCGACAACTACGCCTTCATCCGTACGTCGGGTTACCTGCCGGGTCCCAACGACGTGTACGTCTCGCTCGCCCAGGTCCGCAAGAACGGCCTGCGCAAGGGCGACCACGTCACCGGTGCGGTCCGTCAGCCCAAGGACGGCGAGCGCCGCGAGAAGTTCAACGCGCTCGTCCGGCTGGACTCCACCAACGGCATGGCGCCCGATTCCGGGCGCGGGCGACCGGAGTTCAACAAGCTGACCCCGCTCTACCCGCAGGACCGCCTCCGTCTGGAGACGGACCCGGGCGTGCTGACGACCCGCATCATCGACCTCGTGTCGCCGATTGGCAAGGGCCAGCGCGGTCTGATCGTGGCCCCGCCGAAGACCGGCAAGACCATGATCATGCAGGCGGTCGCCAACGCGATCACGCACAACAACCCCGAGTGCCACCTGATGGTCGTCCTGGTCGACGAGCGTCCGGAAGAGGTCACCGACATGCAGCGGTCGGTCAAGGGCGAGGTCATCTCCTCGACCTTCGACCGTCCGGCCGAGGACCACACCACGGTCGCCGAGCTCGCCATCGAGCGCGCCAAGCGTCTGGTGGAGCTGGGTCACGACGTCGTCGTGCTGCTCGACTCGATCACGCGTCTGGGCCGTGCGTACAACCTCGCCGCCCCGGCCTCCGGTCGTATCCTGTCCGGTGGTGTCGACTCGACCGCCCTGTACCCGCCGAAGCGCTTCTTCGGTGCGGCCCGCAACATCGAGGACGGCGGCTCGCTGACCATCCTCGCCACCGCTCTGGTGGACACCGGGTCCCGCATGGACGAGGTGATCTTCGAGGAGTTCAAGGGCACCGGCAACATGGAGCTCAAGCTCGACCGGAAGCTCGCCGACAAGCGCATCTTCCCCGCGGTGGACGTCGACGCGTCCGGTACCCGTAAGGAAGAGATCCTGCTCGGCAACGACGAGCTCGCCGTCACCTGGAAGCTGCGCCGGGTGCTGCACGCGCTCGACCAGCAGCAGGCGATCGAGCTGCTCCTCGACAAGATGAAGCAGACGAAGTCGAACGGCGAGTTCCTGATGCAGATCCAGAAGACGACGCCGTCGACGGGCAACAACGACTGA
- the nrtL gene encoding ArgS-related anticodon-binding protein NrtL, producing the protein MTPVELSRTVLCAVRRAVDDGELSVVVPGRAVVTAPGPGGCGDYATNIALQLARPAGQPPQRVAEVLRPYLLGAAGVSDVVVTGPGFLNISLRRAQTSASLVREILRSGVRYGYADRPTGQLVQLHAAHEVRAVVVMDVVARVLRSQGALVRTSCAARPEREWTEVLGAEVDAYGRPDAPAPLEVNVRPVPAAPADPVSLGRDAGRWALLHPAAHDRPRITSGYLSQREGNPLFRVRYAHARTRALSRNAADLGFDAHPGDVQDVRELEIALADHPRILAAAATRHAPDRLARHLLAVADAVTPLWPTVLPRGEEKPSAAHRARLALAEAAGTVLAGGLTLLGIDAPDHL; encoded by the coding sequence GTGACCCCCGTCGAGCTCTCTCGTACCGTGCTGTGCGCGGTGCGTCGTGCTGTCGATGACGGGGAGCTGAGTGTGGTCGTGCCGGGGCGGGCCGTCGTCACCGCTCCGGGGCCCGGTGGGTGTGGGGACTACGCGACGAACATCGCGCTTCAGCTGGCGCGGCCGGCCGGGCAGCCGCCGCAGCGGGTCGCCGAGGTTCTCCGGCCGTATCTCCTTGGCGCCGCCGGGGTCAGTGACGTCGTCGTCACCGGGCCCGGGTTCCTCAATATCAGCCTGCGCAGGGCGCAGACGTCGGCCTCGCTCGTCCGGGAGATCCTGCGGAGCGGGGTGCGGTACGGGTACGCCGATCGCCCCACCGGGCAGCTCGTACAGCTGCACGCGGCTCATGAGGTCCGCGCCGTCGTCGTCATGGACGTCGTCGCGCGTGTGCTGCGTTCGCAGGGGGCGCTCGTCCGTACCAGCTGTGCGGCGCGTCCCGAGCGGGAGTGGACCGAGGTGCTCGGTGCCGAGGTCGACGCGTACGGCAGGCCCGACGCGCCGGCTCCGCTCGAGGTCAACGTGCGTCCCGTGCCCGCCGCCCCGGCCGATCCCGTTTCGCTCGGCCGTGACGCCGGGCGGTGGGCCCTGCTCCATCCCGCCGCTCATGACCGGCCCCGCATCACCTCCGGGTATCTCTCCCAGCGGGAGGGCAACCCGCTCTTCCGGGTCCGTTACGCCCACGCCCGCACCCGGGCGCTCAGCCGTAACGCCGCCGACCTGGGCTTCGACGCCCACCCCGGAGACGTCCAGGACGTACGCGAACTCGAGATCGCCCTCGCCGACCATCCCCGCATCCTGGCCGCGGCGGCGACCCGGCACGCTCCCGACCGTCTCGCCCGGCATCTCCTCGCCGTCGCCGACGCCGTCACCCCCCTCTGGCCCACCGTCCTGCCCCGTGGTGAGGAGAAACCCTCGGCCGCCCACCGTGCCCGGCTCGCGCTTGCCGAAGCCGCCGGGACGGTGCTGGCCGGCGGCCTGACCCTGCTCGGCATCGACGCACCCGACCATCTCTGA
- the lysA gene encoding diaminopimelate decarboxylase → MSRSAHPAGPRHADVFPEGHYSAPPADLNALHPKVWAHTVARDADGVLTVGGVGVTALAEQYGTPAYILDEADFRERARAWRSAFGADADVFYAGKAFLSRAVVRWLHEEGLNLDVCSGGELATALSAGMPADRIAFHGNNKSVDEIHRAIDAGVGRIVLDSFQEIVRVSHVAQSLGKRQRVQIRITVGVEAHTHEFIATAHEDQKFGIPLAGGQAAEAVRRALQLDGLELIGLHSHIGSQIFDMSGFEVAAHRVVGLLKDIRDEHGVELPEIDLGGGLGIAYTSDDDPREPHEIAKALTEIVTRECEGARLRTPRISVEPGRAIVGPTAFTLYEVGTIKPLDGLRTYVSVDGGMSDNIRTALYDAEYSVSLVSRTSDAEPMLARVVGKHCESGDIVVKDAFLPSDLAPGDLIAVPATGAYCRSMASNYNHVLRPPVVAVREGESRVIVRRETEEDLLRLDVG, encoded by the coding sequence ATGAGCCGTTCCGCCCACCCCGCCGGGCCCCGCCACGCCGACGTTTTTCCGGAGGGCCACTACTCCGCCCCGCCCGCCGATCTCAACGCCCTCCATCCGAAGGTCTGGGCGCACACCGTCGCCCGTGACGCCGACGGTGTGCTGACCGTGGGCGGTGTCGGCGTCACCGCTCTCGCCGAGCAGTACGGCACCCCCGCCTACATCCTCGACGAGGCGGACTTCCGGGAGCGGGCCCGTGCCTGGCGTTCCGCTTTCGGGGCCGACGCCGACGTGTTCTACGCCGGCAAGGCGTTCCTGTCCCGGGCCGTCGTGCGGTGGCTGCACGAGGAGGGGCTCAACCTCGACGTCTGTTCGGGCGGCGAGCTCGCCACTGCCCTGTCCGCCGGAATGCCCGCCGATCGCATCGCCTTCCACGGCAACAACAAGTCCGTCGACGAAATTCACCGGGCCATCGACGCCGGTGTCGGGCGTATCGTTCTCGACTCCTTCCAGGAGATCGTGCGCGTCTCCCATGTCGCGCAGTCGCTCGGTAAGCGGCAGCGGGTGCAGATCCGTATCACCGTCGGGGTCGAAGCCCATACGCACGAGTTCATCGCCACCGCGCACGAGGACCAGAAGTTCGGGATTCCGCTCGCGGGCGGACAGGCGGCGGAAGCCGTCCGGCGCGCCCTTCAGCTCGACGGGCTGGAACTCATCGGGCTGCACTCCCACATCGGGTCGCAGATCTTCGACATGTCCGGCTTCGAGGTCGCCGCCCACCGGGTCGTCGGACTGCTCAAGGACATCCGTGACGAGCACGGCGTCGAGCTGCCCGAGATCGACCTCGGCGGCGGGCTCGGGATCGCGTACACCAGCGACGACGATCCCCGCGAGCCCCACGAGATCGCCAAGGCGCTCACCGAGATCGTCACGCGTGAGTGCGAGGGCGCCCGGCTGCGCACGCCTCGTATCTCCGTCGAGCCGGGGCGCGCCATCGTCGGCCCGACCGCCTTCACGCTCTACGAGGTCGGCACGATCAAGCCGCTCGACGGGCTGCGTACGTACGTCTCCGTCGACGGCGGTATGTCGGACAACATCCGTACGGCGCTGTACGACGCGGAGTACAGCGTCTCGCTGGTCTCCCGGACCTCCGACGCCGAGCCGATGCTCGCGCGTGTCGTCGGCAAGCACTGCGAGAGCGGCGACATCGTCGTGAAGGACGCGTTCCTGCCCTCCGACCTGGCACCGGGTGACCTGATCGCGGTGCCCGCCACGGGGGCGTACTGCCGGTCCATGGCCAGCAACTACAACCATGTGCTGCGGCCGCCCGTGGTCGCCGTCCGCGAGGGTGAGTCGCGGGTCATCGTGCGGCGGGAGACCGAGGAGGATCTGCTGCGCCTCGATGTGGGCTGA
- the thrC gene encoding threonine synthase yields the protein MTHQWRGIIEEYRDRLPVSDSTPVVTLREGGTPLVPAQVLSERTGCEVHLKVEGANPTGSFKDRGMTMAITRAKEEGAQAVICASTGNTSASAAAYAVRAGMVCAVLVPQGKIAIGKMGQALVHGAKILQVDGNFDDCLTLARALSDNYPVALVNSVNPVRIEGQKTAAFEIVDMLGDAPDIHVLPVGNAGNITAYWKGYQEYAADRIASRTPRMWGFQASGSAPIVRGEVVKDPSTIATAIRIGNPASWKFALAAQEESGGFIDEVTDREILRAYRLLAAQEGVFVEPASAASVAGLLKAAEQGKVDPGQKIVCTVTGNGLKDPDWAVAGAPQPVTVPVDAVTAAERLGLA from the coding sequence ATGACCCACCAGTGGCGCGGAATCATCGAGGAGTACCGGGACCGGCTGCCGGTTTCCGACAGCACGCCCGTCGTGACGCTCCGTGAGGGCGGCACGCCCCTCGTGCCCGCGCAGGTGCTCTCCGAGCGCACGGGCTGCGAGGTCCACCTCAAGGTGGAGGGCGCCAACCCCACCGGGTCCTTCAAGGACCGCGGCATGACCATGGCCATCACGCGGGCCAAGGAGGAGGGCGCGCAGGCCGTCATCTGCGCCTCCACCGGCAACACCTCCGCGTCCGCCGCCGCCTACGCGGTGCGCGCCGGAATGGTCTGCGCGGTTCTCGTCCCGCAGGGCAAGATCGCGATCGGCAAGATGGGCCAGGCCCTCGTCCACGGCGCGAAGATCCTCCAGGTCGACGGCAACTTCGACGACTGCCTCACGCTCGCCCGTGCGCTGAGCGACAACTACCCGGTGGCACTGGTCAATTCGGTGAACCCGGTGCGCATCGAGGGCCAGAAGACGGCCGCGTTCGAGATCGTGGACATGCTCGGCGACGCCCCCGACATCCACGTCCTGCCGGTCGGCAACGCGGGCAACATCACCGCGTACTGGAAGGGGTACCAGGAGTACGCCGCCGACAGGATCGCCTCGCGGACCCCTCGTATGTGGGGGTTCCAGGCCTCGGGCAGCGCCCCGATCGTGCGCGGCGAGGTCGTCAAGGACCCGTCGACCATCGCCACCGCGATCCGCATCGGCAATCCGGCCTCCTGGAAGTTCGCGCTGGCCGCGCAGGAGGAGTCCGGCGGCTTCATCGACGAGGTGACGGACCGTGAGATCCTGCGCGCCTACCGCCTGTTGGCCGCGCAGGAGGGCGTCTTCGTGGAGCCCGCGTCCGCCGCGTCCGTGGCCGGCCTGCTGAAGGCCGCCGAGCAGGGCAAGGTCGACCCGGGGCAGAAGATCGTGTGCACCGTCACCGGGAACGGCCTGAAGGACCCCGACTGGGCCGTCGCCGGCGCCCCGCAGCCCGTCACCGTCCCGGTCGACGCGGTGACGGCCGCCGAGCGCCTCGGGCTCGCGTAA
- a CDS encoding response regulator, producing the protein MDDNKVIRQLIRVNLELEGIEVVTAGDGVECLDVVHQVQPDLVTLDVVMPRLDGLRTAARLRADPRTRDLPLVVISACTQYEVEAGLEVGVDAFLAKPFDPAELVTVVRELMERGEGLGRGMGLGPVLGAGEGVGAGKGVGPGGPGPGNE; encoded by the coding sequence GTGGACGACAACAAGGTCATCCGGCAGCTGATCAGGGTCAATCTCGAGCTGGAGGGCATCGAGGTCGTGACCGCGGGCGATGGTGTCGAGTGTCTGGATGTCGTTCATCAGGTGCAGCCCGATCTCGTGACGCTCGATGTCGTCATGCCCCGGTTGGACGGGTTGCGTACCGCCGCCCGGCTGCGTGCCGATCCACGGACGCGTGATCTTCCCCTTGTCGTCATCAGCGCGTGTACGCAGTACGAGGTCGAGGCCGGACTCGAGGTCGGCGTCGACGCGTTCCTCGCCAAGCCTTTTGACCCCGCCGAACTTGTCACCGTGGTACGGGAGTTGATGGAGCGTGGGGAGGGTCTGGGGCGAGGGATGGGACTCGGGCCCGTCCTCGGGGCCGGGGAAGGTGTAGGGGCGGGGAAAGGTGTGGGGCCGGGCGGCCCGGGCCCAGGGAACGAGTAA
- the thrB gene encoding homoserine kinase: MAGPAFRAAPVRVRVPATSANLGPGFDAFGLALGLYDDVVVRVADSGLHIDIAGEGSETLPRDEKHLLVRSLRTAFDVLGGQPRGLEIVCANRIPHGRGLGSSSAAICAGIVAARAVTIGGESKLDDAALLELATEIEGHPDNVAACLLGGFTLSWMEAGAARAIRMEPADSIVPVVFVPGKPVLTETARGLLPRSVPHVDAAANAGRAALLVEALTRRPELLLPATEDRLHQEYRAPAMPESAALVERLRADGIPAVVSGAGPTVMALADAGTADKIEASAGADWAANRLALDLKGACVLPLAPAGDSHSGDI, encoded by the coding sequence ATGGCCGGTCCCGCCTTCCGCGCCGCCCCCGTCCGGGTGCGCGTTCCCGCCACCAGCGCCAACCTCGGCCCGGGTTTCGACGCCTTCGGCCTCGCGCTGGGACTCTACGACGACGTCGTCGTCCGGGTGGCCGACTCCGGGCTGCACATCGACATCGCGGGGGAGGGCAGCGAGACGCTCCCGCGTGACGAGAAGCATCTCCTCGTCCGTTCCCTGCGCACCGCGTTCGACGTCCTGGGCGGCCAGCCGCGCGGCCTGGAGATCGTCTGCGCCAACCGCATCCCGCACGGCCGCGGCCTGGGCTCCTCCTCCGCCGCGATCTGCGCCGGGATCGTCGCCGCGCGCGCGGTGACCATAGGCGGCGAGAGCAAGCTCGACGACGCGGCCCTGCTCGAGCTCGCGACCGAGATCGAGGGCCACCCGGACAACGTGGCGGCCTGTCTGCTGGGCGGGTTCACCCTGTCCTGGATGGAGGCGGGCGCCGCGCGGGCGATCAGGATGGAGCCCGCCGATTCCATCGTTCCGGTGGTTTTCGTACCCGGAAAGCCGGTTCTCACCGAGACCGCGCGCGGCCTGCTCCCGCGCTCCGTCCCGCACGTCGACGCCGCCGCCAACGCGGGCCGGGCCGCACTGCTCGTGGAGGCCCTCACCCGGCGCCCCGAACTGCTGCTGCCCGCCACCGAGGACCGGCTGCACCAGGAGTACCGCGCGCCGGCCATGCCCGAGAGCGCGGCACTGGTGGAACGGCTGCGCGCCGACGGCATTCCGGCCGTCGTCTCCGGCGCAGGACCGACCGTGATGGCGCTGGCCGACGCGGGAACGGCCGACAAGATCGAGGCCTCGGCCGGCGCGGACTGGGCCGCGAACCGCCTGGCCCTGGACCTGAAAGGCGCCTGCGTCCTGCCGCTCGCGCCTGCTGGTGACAGCCACTCCGGCGACATTTAG